In a genomic window of Tachysurus vachellii isolate PV-2020 chromosome 13, HZAU_Pvac_v1, whole genome shotgun sequence:
- the poc1b gene encoding POC1 centriolar protein homolog B isoform X1, giving the protein MPGAAMHGLDDPTLARHFKGHKDAVTCADFSPNNKQLATGSSDKTLMIWNLNPKSRAFRFVGHQDIVTAVHFSPSGELVASGSRDKTVRLWTPNIKGDSTVFKAHTATVRSVNFSADGQKLVTASDDKSVKVWSVHRQKFIYSLNQHTNWVRCARFSPDGRLVASCSDDRTVRLWDTSTRLCINTFTDYTGPATFVDFNSSGTCIASSGADNTLKIWDMRTNKLIQHYQVHSAAINSFSFHPSGNYLISGSSDSTVKIVDLLEGRLIYTLHGHKGPVLAVVFSREGDLFATGGCDGQVLMWKTNFDALNYREMLSSHRKRVTPDPPPHLTDIFPRSPHVHLAHDSAVQINPVVPNIQSAHPQVVDIGEDPFSLGAGRHTSWITDPSEHPSTSTGRNLDIFTDTHHREEALEEDDLEPRLTDLQEERSVTSPALRSTLEHIVQQLDILTQTVAVLEERLTLTEDKLRECLDNQAVILEQMQQQPDKETRGAEGPAV; this is encoded by the exons ATGCCTGGTGCGGCTATGCATGGCCTC GATGACCCGACACTTGCAAGACATTTTAAAGGCCACAAAGATGCTGTTACTTGTGCAGATTTCAGTCCCAACAACAAACAGCTGG ccactGGATCCAGTGATAAAACTCTGATGATATGGAACCTTAATCCCAAATCCAGAGCGTTCAGGTTTGTCGGACATCAGGATATCGTAACCGCCGTGCACTTCTCCCCATCCGGCGAACTGGTGGCTTCTGGATCAAGGGACAAGACCGTAAGATTATGGACACCCAACAT CAAAGGAGACTCGACGGTTTTTAAAGCGCACACAGCCACCGTACGCAGTGTGAACTTCTCCGCCGACGGTCAGAAACTGGTCACCGCTTCGGACGACAAGTCTGTGAAAGTGTGGAGCGTGCATCGGCAGAAATTCATCTACTCCCTCAACCAACACACCAACTGGGTACGCTGTGCCAG GTTTTCTCCAGACGGACGTTTGGTGGCCTCGTGCAGTGACGACCGGACGGTTCGTCTCTGGGACACGTCCACTCGCCTGTGCATCAACACATTCACCGATTACACCGG accagcaacatttGTGGACTTTAACAGCAGCGGAACCTGCATCGCGTCCTCAGGAGCAGATAACACGCTGAAGATCTGGGACATGCGAACTAACAAACTCATTCAGCATTACCAAG tccaCAGTGCCGCCATCAACAGCTTCTCCTTCCATCCATCGGGGAATTATCTGATCAGTGGCTCCAGCGACAGCACAGTGAAGATCGTGGACCTGCTGGAGGGACGACTGATCTACACTCTCCACGGCCACAAG GGTCCAGTTCTGGCTGTGGTGTTCTCTCGAGAAGGAGACCTGTTTGCGACAggtggatgtgatggtcag GTCCTCATGTGGAAGACCAACTTTGATGCTCTGAACTACAGGGAGATGTTGAGCAGTCACAGGAAGCGTGTAACTCCAGATCCTCCTCCTCACCTGACGGACATCTTTCCTCGCTCTCCACACGTGCACCTCGCCCACGACTCAGccgtgcag ATTAACCCAGTGGTCCCTAACATCCAATCAGCTCATCCTCAGGTGGTGGATATTGGAGAAGATCCGTTCAGTCTG GGTGCGGGTAGACACACCAGTTGGATCACAGACCCCAGCGAACATCCCAGCACCAGCACAGGACGCAATCTTGACATATTTACTGACACACACCACCGGGAAGAAGCTTTGGAAGAGGACGATCTTGAACCACGGCTCACAGACTTGCAGGAGGAACGCTCTGTGACTTCGCCGGCTTTGAGAAGCACGTTAGAACACATTGTTCAGCAGCTCGACATCCTGACTCAG ACCGTGGCTGTACTGGAAGAGCGTCTCACGCTGACAGAGGACAAGCTGAGAGAGTGTCTAGACAACCAGGCTGTTATTCTGGAGCAGATGCAGCAGCAGCCAGACAAAGAGACGAGAGGCGCTGAGGGTCCGGCAGTTTGA
- the poc1b gene encoding POC1 centriolar protein homolog B isoform X2, which translates to MASVLDDPTLARHFKGHKDAVTCADFSPNNKQLATGSSDKTLMIWNLNPKSRAFRFVGHQDIVTAVHFSPSGELVASGSRDKTVRLWTPNIKGDSTVFKAHTATVRSVNFSADGQKLVTASDDKSVKVWSVHRQKFIYSLNQHTNWVRCARFSPDGRLVASCSDDRTVRLWDTSTRLCINTFTDYTGPATFVDFNSSGTCIASSGADNTLKIWDMRTNKLIQHYQVHSAAINSFSFHPSGNYLISGSSDSTVKIVDLLEGRLIYTLHGHKGPVLAVVFSREGDLFATGGCDGQVLMWKTNFDALNYREMLSSHRKRVTPDPPPHLTDIFPRSPHVHLAHDSAVQINPVVPNIQSAHPQVVDIGEDPFSLGAGRHTSWITDPSEHPSTSTGRNLDIFTDTHHREEALEEDDLEPRLTDLQEERSVTSPALRSTLEHIVQQLDILTQTVAVLEERLTLTEDKLRECLDNQAVILEQMQQQPDKETRGAEGPAV; encoded by the exons ATGGCATCTGTTTTG GATGACCCGACACTTGCAAGACATTTTAAAGGCCACAAAGATGCTGTTACTTGTGCAGATTTCAGTCCCAACAACAAACAGCTGG ccactGGATCCAGTGATAAAACTCTGATGATATGGAACCTTAATCCCAAATCCAGAGCGTTCAGGTTTGTCGGACATCAGGATATCGTAACCGCCGTGCACTTCTCCCCATCCGGCGAACTGGTGGCTTCTGGATCAAGGGACAAGACCGTAAGATTATGGACACCCAACAT CAAAGGAGACTCGACGGTTTTTAAAGCGCACACAGCCACCGTACGCAGTGTGAACTTCTCCGCCGACGGTCAGAAACTGGTCACCGCTTCGGACGACAAGTCTGTGAAAGTGTGGAGCGTGCATCGGCAGAAATTCATCTACTCCCTCAACCAACACACCAACTGGGTACGCTGTGCCAG GTTTTCTCCAGACGGACGTTTGGTGGCCTCGTGCAGTGACGACCGGACGGTTCGTCTCTGGGACACGTCCACTCGCCTGTGCATCAACACATTCACCGATTACACCGG accagcaacatttGTGGACTTTAACAGCAGCGGAACCTGCATCGCGTCCTCAGGAGCAGATAACACGCTGAAGATCTGGGACATGCGAACTAACAAACTCATTCAGCATTACCAAG tccaCAGTGCCGCCATCAACAGCTTCTCCTTCCATCCATCGGGGAATTATCTGATCAGTGGCTCCAGCGACAGCACAGTGAAGATCGTGGACCTGCTGGAGGGACGACTGATCTACACTCTCCACGGCCACAAG GGTCCAGTTCTGGCTGTGGTGTTCTCTCGAGAAGGAGACCTGTTTGCGACAggtggatgtgatggtcag GTCCTCATGTGGAAGACCAACTTTGATGCTCTGAACTACAGGGAGATGTTGAGCAGTCACAGGAAGCGTGTAACTCCAGATCCTCCTCCTCACCTGACGGACATCTTTCCTCGCTCTCCACACGTGCACCTCGCCCACGACTCAGccgtgcag ATTAACCCAGTGGTCCCTAACATCCAATCAGCTCATCCTCAGGTGGTGGATATTGGAGAAGATCCGTTCAGTCTG GGTGCGGGTAGACACACCAGTTGGATCACAGACCCCAGCGAACATCCCAGCACCAGCACAGGACGCAATCTTGACATATTTACTGACACACACCACCGGGAAGAAGCTTTGGAAGAGGACGATCTTGAACCACGGCTCACAGACTTGCAGGAGGAACGCTCTGTGACTTCGCCGGCTTTGAGAAGCACGTTAGAACACATTGTTCAGCAGCTCGACATCCTGACTCAG ACCGTGGCTGTACTGGAAGAGCGTCTCACGCTGACAGAGGACAAGCTGAGAGAGTGTCTAGACAACCAGGCTGTTATTCTGGAGCAGATGCAGCAGCAGCCAGACAAAGAGACGAGAGGCGCTGAGGGTCCGGCAGTTTGA